In one Bradyrhizobium sp. 4 genomic region, the following are encoded:
- the tsaD gene encoding tRNA (adenosine(37)-N6)-threonylcarbamoyltransferase complex transferase subunit TsaD — MLVLGIETTCDETAAAVIERAPDGTGKILSNVVWSQVEEHARFGGVVPEIAARAHVDLLDGIIDRAMTEAGIDFAQLDGVAAAAGPGLIGGVIVGLTTAKAIAMVHDTPLVAVNHLEAHALTPRLTDALEFPYCLFLASGGHTQIVAVTGVGQYVRLGTTVDDAIGEAFDKVAKMLGLPYPGGPQVERAAVSGDPARFAFPRPLQGRPDANFSLSGLKTAVRNEASRLAEITPQDVSDLCASFQAAVLDSTADRLSVGLKLFREQFGAPRALVAAGGVAANQAIRSALHEVASKAGTQLIMPPPALCTDNGAMIAWAGAERLALGMIDTMEAQPRARWLLDANATAPAGYGKTRAGF, encoded by the coding sequence ATGCTGGTACTGGGCATCGAAACCACCTGCGACGAGACCGCCGCGGCGGTGATCGAGCGTGCGCCTGACGGCACAGGCAAGATCCTGTCCAATGTCGTGTGGTCGCAGGTCGAGGAACATGCCCGCTTCGGCGGCGTGGTGCCGGAGATCGCGGCCCGCGCCCATGTCGACCTGCTCGACGGCATCATCGACCGCGCCATGACTGAGGCCGGCATCGACTTCGCCCAGCTCGACGGTGTCGCGGCCGCCGCAGGCCCGGGACTGATCGGCGGCGTCATCGTCGGGCTCACCACCGCGAAGGCGATCGCGATGGTGCACGACACGCCGCTGGTCGCGGTGAACCATCTGGAAGCGCATGCGCTGACACCGCGCCTGACCGACGCACTCGAATTTCCCTATTGCCTGTTTCTCGCCTCTGGCGGCCATACCCAGATCGTTGCCGTCACCGGCGTCGGCCAGTATGTGCGGCTCGGCACCACCGTCGACGATGCGATCGGCGAGGCCTTCGACAAGGTCGCGAAAATGCTGGGCCTGCCCTATCCGGGCGGGCCGCAGGTCGAGCGTGCGGCAGTCAGCGGCGATCCGGCGCGATTTGCGTTTCCGCGGCCGCTGCAGGGACGCCCCGACGCCAACTTCTCGTTATCGGGATTGAAGACGGCGGTGCGCAACGAAGCGAGCCGGTTGGCCGAGATCACACCGCAGGACGTCAGCGATCTCTGCGCGAGCTTCCAGGCCGCCGTGCTCGACTCCACGGCCGACCGGTTGAGCGTCGGTCTGAAACTCTTCCGCGAGCAGTTCGGTGCACCACGTGCGCTGGTGGCGGCCGGCGGCGTTGCCGCCAATCAGGCGATCCGCAGCGCCTTGCATGAGGTTGCGAGCAAAGCCGGTACACAATTGATCATGCCGCCGCCGGCGCTCTGCACCGACAACGGCGCGATGATCGCCTGGGCCGGCGCCGAACGTCTCGCGCTCGGCATGATCGACACGATGGAAGCACAGCCTCGCGCGCGCTGGCTGCTCGATGCGAACGCGACGGCACCGGCCGGATACGGCAAGACACGCGCGGGATTCTAG
- a CDS encoding uroporphyrinogen-III synthase yields MSILVTRPHPDNEATSENLRARGHVALLAPVLKFEPVAFHDESETSYSAVIVTSANAIRGVAPQLRGLGLQELPLFAVGEHTAAAARDAGFAEVVVAGGDAAALRDKVMQSARDKRLKKKSTLLYLAGADLSRDLGGELGAEGFNVVTQTTYRMAPVKLLPRDVCEGFAAHGIEAVLHYSRRSARAFLEAARAEGVEISALAIPQCCLSETVAGVLREAGASQVLVAATPDENALFDTLERALRTRLA; encoded by the coding sequence ATGTCCATTCTTGTCACACGGCCGCATCCCGACAATGAGGCGACGTCGGAAAATCTTCGTGCACGGGGGCATGTGGCGCTGCTCGCCCCGGTGCTCAAGTTCGAGCCGGTCGCCTTCCATGACGAGAGTGAGACAAGCTACAGCGCCGTCATTGTCACGTCGGCCAATGCGATCCGTGGCGTCGCGCCGCAATTGCGGGGCCTTGGTCTCCAGGAGCTGCCGCTGTTCGCGGTCGGTGAGCACACGGCCGCCGCCGCGCGCGATGCCGGCTTTGCCGAGGTGGTCGTCGCCGGCGGCGATGCCGCGGCCTTGCGCGACAAGGTGATGCAGAGCGCGCGCGACAAGCGGCTGAAGAAAAAGAGCACGTTGCTCTATCTCGCGGGCGCGGACCTGTCGCGCGACCTCGGCGGTGAGCTGGGCGCCGAAGGCTTCAACGTCGTCACGCAGACGACCTACCGCATGGCGCCGGTCAAGCTGTTGCCGCGCGATGTCTGTGAGGGCTTTGCCGCCCATGGGATCGAGGCGGTGCTGCATTACTCCCGGCGCAGCGCGCGGGCTTTCCTGGAGGCCGCGCGCGCCGAAGGTGTCGAAATCTCGGCTCTGGCGATCCCGCAATGCTGCCTGTCCGAGACGGTCGCGGGCGTGCTGCGCGAGGCGGGTGCCTCGCAGGTTCTGGTGGCGGCGACGCCGGACGAAAATGCCCTATTTGACACCTTGGAGCGTGCTTTGCGCACCCGTTTGGCGTAA
- a CDS encoding heme biosynthesis HemY N-terminal domain-containing protein, which yields MLRIVLFLVLIALAAAGAAWVADQPGDLVLTAGAFRATTTLPRFVFLLGLFAAAVVLVWSLLTMAWRAPGRLRRRRHEKRHARGRHAITHGLLAIGHGDTALARRHADTARRLAANDPLALLLHAQSAQLEGNRDEAQRVFRAMAEREDTRLLGLRGLFIEAQRADDAVGAVMIAEEAIKLSPSSTWASHAVLGFRCARGDWSGALAILDSNLSAGLIDKQAYRRQRGVLLAARALELETMDRDVARESVMQAVKLAPTLVPAAVLAAKFESEAHQVRRAMKLVETAWLANPHPDLADAYAHVKLGDSARQRLQRVETLAAKIPADKAGYVEGQLAIARAAIDASEFARARAVLAPYVNDPTQRVALLMAEIERTEHGDGGRARAWTLRAVRARHDPAWTADGYVSDRWRPVSPVTGRLDAFQWQTPVASLPSDGGAMIESSAFEEAMLAAPPPKRVTAAPSEGPAEPVVTAPDPVPAPQDNSPPLEDKEISKEIAGETVKETAKEEPAITPAEPVQQAPEIVESSPAAATPVFRTRADLGKPTPAPIPAVIPIVRAPDDPGIDDEGLSDEFTEQIGTPRDHAKAQAGGWRGFWSRWGG from the coding sequence ATGCTTCGCATCGTCCTCTTCCTCGTCCTGATCGCGCTGGCGGCGGCCGGCGCGGCCTGGGTTGCCGACCAGCCCGGCGACCTCGTCCTGACCGCAGGCGCCTTCCGCGCCACAACGACGCTTCCCAGATTCGTGTTCTTGCTGGGCCTCTTTGCCGCGGCAGTCGTGCTGGTCTGGAGCCTGCTGACGATGGCCTGGCGCGCTCCGGGGCGTCTGCGCCGCCGCCGTCACGAAAAGCGTCATGCGCGCGGCCGCCACGCCATCACCCACGGCCTGCTTGCGATCGGCCACGGCGACACCGCGCTTGCCCGTCGCCACGCCGATACCGCGCGGCGGCTGGCCGCAAACGATCCGCTCGCGCTTCTCTTGCATGCGCAATCGGCGCAGCTCGAGGGCAATCGCGACGAGGCCCAGCGGGTCTTCCGTGCCATGGCCGAGCGCGAGGACACGCGCCTGCTCGGCCTGCGCGGTCTGTTCATCGAGGCGCAGCGCGCCGACGATGCGGTCGGCGCGGTGATGATCGCCGAGGAAGCGATCAAGCTGTCGCCGTCTTCGACCTGGGCCTCGCATGCGGTGCTCGGCTTCCGCTGCGCGCGCGGCGACTGGAGCGGCGCGCTCGCGATCCTCGATTCGAATCTGTCCGCGGGTCTGATCGACAAGCAGGCCTATCGCCGCCAGCGCGGCGTGCTGCTCGCCGCACGCGCGCTGGAATTGGAAACGATGGACCGCGACGTCGCGCGCGAGAGCGTGATGCAGGCGGTCAAGCTCGCGCCTACCCTGGTCCCGGCCGCAGTGCTCGCCGCAAAATTCGAGAGTGAGGCGCATCAGGTGCGCCGCGCCATGAAGCTGGTGGAAACCGCCTGGCTCGCCAATCCGCATCCTGATCTCGCGGATGCCTATGCGCATGTGAAGCTCGGCGATTCCGCGCGGCAGCGTCTGCAGCGGGTCGAGACGCTTGCGGCCAAAATTCCTGCCGACAAGGCCGGTTATGTCGAAGGCCAGCTGGCGATCGCGCGCGCCGCGATCGATGCGTCCGAGTTCGCCCGTGCGCGCGCGGTGCTCGCGCCTTACGTCAACGATCCGACCCAGCGCGTGGCGCTGCTGATGGCCGAGATCGAGCGCACCGAGCATGGTGACGGCGGCCGGGCCCGCGCCTGGACTTTGCGCGCGGTGCGCGCCCGCCATGATCCGGCCTGGACCGCGGACGGTTATGTCAGCGACCGCTGGCGTCCGGTGTCCCCGGTCACCGGCCGGCTTGACGCGTTCCAGTGGCAGACGCCGGTCGCTAGTCTTCCTTCCGACGGTGGCGCGATGATCGAATCCTCGGCGTTCGAGGAAGCCATGCTGGCGGCTCCGCCGCCGAAGCGGGTGACGGCGGCCCCGAGCGAAGGCCCGGCGGAACCGGTTGTCACGGCGCCGGATCCGGTGCCTGCCCCGCAGGACAATTCGCCGCCCCTTGAGGACAAGGAAATCTCAAAGGAAATCGCCGGGGAAACTGTCAAGGAAACAGCCAAGGAAGAGCCGGCCATCACGCCCGCCGAGCCGGTCCAACAGGCCCCCGAGATCGTCGAATCATCGCCGGCGGCGGCAACGCCGGTGTTCCGGACCCGCGCCGACCTCGGCAAGCCCACACCAGCACCTATTCCCGCCGTTATCCCGATCGTCCGCGCCCCTGATGATCCAGGGATCGACGACGAGGGTCTGAGCGATGAATTTACGGAACAAATCGGCACGCCCAGGGACCACGCGAAGGCCCAAGCCGGCGGCTGGCGCGGATTCTGGTCTCGCTGGGGCGGGTGA